One Synechococcus sp. MU1617 DNA window includes the following coding sequences:
- a CDS encoding metallophosphoesterase has translation MHLQVVALNLRSRRHWVIGDVHGCYQPLCHLLASLPPNDHLVFCGDVINRGEAIPATLNLVWDLIQTGRATWLRGNHEQDLIEALESQDGLSEHATYGQLGDSRAHQWLPRLQQLPLIYRGDGWCATHAGFNTEGQPDLSIRDPFWEAYDGRFGLVVVGHTPRPQVERLGSIVLIDTGAVYGGYLSAYCPETDAVVQVQGAATDTSFPRPSDLNRRLSVLAGEVGPC, from the coding sequence ATGCATCTCCAGGTTGTTGCTTTGAACCTGCGCAGCCGCCGGCATTGGGTGATTGGAGATGTGCATGGCTGTTACCAGCCCCTATGCCATCTGCTCGCCAGCCTGCCGCCGAACGACCATCTGGTCTTCTGCGGGGATGTGATCAACCGTGGCGAGGCCATCCCCGCCACGCTGAATCTGGTCTGGGATCTGATCCAGACCGGTCGTGCCACGTGGCTGCGCGGGAACCATGAGCAAGACCTCATTGAGGCTCTTGAATCCCAGGACGGCTTGAGTGAACACGCCACCTACGGCCAGTTGGGCGACAGCCGCGCACACCAGTGGCTGCCGCGCCTGCAACAGCTTCCGCTCATCTATCGCGGTGACGGTTGGTGCGCCACCCATGCCGGGTTCAACACCGAGGGCCAGCCGGATCTGTCGATTCGCGATCCGTTCTGGGAGGCCTATGACGGTCGTTTTGGCCTGGTTGTTGTGGGGCACACGCCACGTCCCCAGGTGGAACGGCTTGGCTCCATCGTTTTGATTGACACCGGGGCGGTTTATGGGGGCTATCTGTCGGCTTACTGCCCTGAAACAGATGCGGTCGTGCAGGTGCAGGGGGCCGCAACCGACACCAGTTTTCCCCGTCCTTCGGACCTCAATCGGCGGCTGTCGGTGCTGGCTGGAGAGGTAGGCCCTTGCTGA
- a CDS encoding MgPME-cyclase complex family protein yields MTKYHFVAASERFLTVEEPLEEVLRERQRNYAETGKTIDFWLVKQPAFLSSPELAELKESIPQPAAAVVSTDPTFITFLKLRLEYVVVGSFEAPSAGIPDALAGAV; encoded by the coding sequence ATGACCAAATATCACTTCGTTGCAGCCAGCGAGCGCTTCCTCACCGTGGAGGAGCCGCTGGAGGAAGTGCTGCGGGAGCGCCAACGCAACTACGCCGAAACCGGCAAGACCATTGATTTCTGGTTGGTGAAGCAACCAGCTTTCCTGTCTTCTCCTGAGCTGGCTGAGCTGAAGGAGAGCATTCCCCAGCCAGCTGCCGCTGTGGTGTCCACCGATCCCACCTTCATCACCTTCCTCAAACTGCGTCTTGAGTACGTGGTTGTGGGGTCCTTTGAAGCACCGTCCGCGGGGATTCCCGATGCTCTTGCCGGTGCCGTCTGA
- a CDS encoding pyridoxine 5'-phosphate synthase, producing the protein MASLGVNIDHIANIREARRTVEPDPVSMALLAELGGADGITVHLREDRRHIQDRDVELLRQTVRSRLNLEMAATEEMVAIALRIKPDMVTLVPERREEVTTEGGLDVAAQEASLESMVQTLQAAKIPVSLFVDPEATQLQACKNTGACWVELHTGRYADADWSTQPQELARLQEGTAIARQLGLRVNAGHGLTYQNVEPIAAIPGMEELNIGHTIVARSVAVGLQQAVRDMKVLVQNPRLDPLFGQAPG; encoded by the coding sequence ATGGCCAGCCTCGGCGTCAATATCGACCACATCGCCAACATCCGTGAAGCTCGGCGAACCGTTGAGCCGGACCCGGTGTCGATGGCACTCCTGGCTGAACTCGGTGGGGCCGATGGGATCACCGTGCACCTGAGGGAAGACCGGCGTCACATCCAGGATCGGGATGTGGAGTTGCTGCGCCAAACCGTGCGCTCCCGCCTAAACCTTGAAATGGCGGCCACCGAGGAGATGGTGGCGATTGCGCTGCGGATCAAGCCCGACATGGTCACCCTGGTGCCGGAACGGCGCGAGGAGGTCACCACGGAGGGGGGCCTGGATGTGGCTGCACAAGAAGCCTCCCTGGAGTCCATGGTGCAAACCCTTCAGGCCGCCAAGATTCCGGTGAGCCTGTTTGTGGATCCGGAGGCCACCCAGCTCCAAGCCTGCAAAAACACGGGGGCCTGCTGGGTGGAATTGCACACGGGTCGCTACGCCGATGCCGACTGGAGCACCCAGCCCCAGGAGCTGGCGCGGTTGCAAGAGGGCACAGCCATCGCCCGTCAGCTCGGTCTGCGGGTCAATGCCGGCCATGGCCTCACCTATCAGAACGTCGAGCCCATCGCGGCCATTCCTGGGATGGAGGAACTCAACATCGGTCACACGATCGTGGCCCGCTCTGTCGCCGTCGGACTGCAACAGGCTGTGCGGGATATGAAGGTCTTGGTTCAGAATCCCCGCCTTGATCCCCTTTTCGGACAGGCGCCCGGATGA
- a CDS encoding 1-acyl-sn-glycerol-3-phosphate acyltransferase: MQLCLGDLGSQAPNSISPLQAALATRENSLRVGIDSFWAPLAMFTTQDLALRFQFRERLVLNPEHLPHQGPVLLAPTHRARWDALMLPMAAGRRVSGRDCRFMVTTTEMRGLQGWFLQRLGCFPVDQGRPSMTTLRLAIDLLAGGQQVVMFPEGRIHRQDEAIALRPGLVRLAQLAQSRGVSVPVVPVGLGYSQAPPRPFSRAALCFGAPLTVPAKGDREATRQFNSQLAAAMHTAEQAARAAVGRPLQSF; encoded by the coding sequence ATGCAGCTTTGCCTAGGGGATTTAGGTTCTCAGGCACCGAATTCGATCAGCCCGTTGCAAGCGGCCCTGGCGACACGAGAAAACAGCCTGCGAGTCGGAATCGACAGCTTCTGGGCCCCCCTGGCGATGTTCACCACCCAGGATCTGGCGCTGCGGTTTCAATTTCGTGAGCGGCTGGTGCTGAATCCGGAGCATCTCCCCCATCAGGGACCGGTGCTGTTGGCACCGACGCACCGCGCCCGCTGGGATGCCCTGATGCTGCCGATGGCCGCCGGCCGGCGGGTCAGTGGTCGCGACTGCCGCTTCATGGTGACCACCACCGAAATGCGGGGACTGCAGGGCTGGTTTCTGCAACGGCTGGGCTGCTTCCCTGTGGACCAGGGACGACCCTCGATGACCACTCTTCGTCTTGCCATCGACCTGTTAGCCGGCGGACAACAGGTGGTGATGTTCCCCGAAGGCAGGATCCACCGGCAGGACGAAGCGATTGCGCTGCGGCCCGGCCTGGTGCGTCTGGCCCAACTGGCCCAGAGCCGCGGCGTTTCCGTTCCTGTGGTTCCCGTTGGCTTGGGCTACAGCCAGGCCCCACCACGGCCTTTCAGCCGGGCAGCCCTCTGTTTCGGAGCACCGCTCACCGTGCCAGCCAAGGGAGATCGCGAGGCGACGCGGCAGTTCAACAGCCAACTTGCTGCTGCGATGCATACGGCTGAACAAGCGGCCCGTGCTGCCGTTGGCCGACCCCTACAAAGCTTCTAA
- a CDS encoding BolA family protein produces the protein MVQPDAVEAAIQQVIPDANVTVEDLTGGGDHLQVTVVSSAFAGLSRIRQHQMVYSALQQELASEAIHALALNTSTPSDAASA, from the coding sequence ATGGTGCAGCCGGATGCCGTTGAAGCAGCGATCCAACAGGTCATTCCCGACGCCAACGTCACCGTTGAAGACCTCACCGGTGGCGGTGATCACCTCCAGGTGACAGTGGTGTCGTCCGCCTTTGCTGGCCTTTCACGCATCCGTCAACATCAAATGGTGTACAGCGCGCTGCAGCAGGAATTGGCCAGCGAGGCGATTCATGCCCTCGCCCTCAACACCTCAACCCCCTCGGACGCTGCGTCCGCTTAA
- the grxD gene encoding Grx4 family monothiol glutaredoxin, with protein MDPSTKARIETLVASSPIFVFMKGSKLMPQCGFSNNVVQILHSLGVAFETFDVLSDPEIRQGIKEFSSWPTIPQVYVKGEFMGGSDILIEMYNSGELREKLEIALAS; from the coding sequence ATGGATCCCTCCACCAAAGCTCGCATCGAAACGCTGGTCGCTTCCAGCCCAATCTTCGTGTTCATGAAGGGCTCCAAGCTGATGCCCCAGTGCGGATTCTCAAACAATGTGGTGCAAATCCTGCACTCCCTCGGTGTGGCATTCGAGACATTCGACGTGCTTTCCGATCCTGAAATCCGTCAGGGAATCAAGGAGTTTTCCAGCTGGCCCACCATTCCGCAGGTGTATGTCAAAGGTGAATTCATGGGCGGATCAGACATCCTGATCGAGATGTACAACTCCGGAGAACTTCGCGAAAAGCTGGAAATCGCACTCGCCAGCTAA
- a CDS encoding DUF6761 family protein produces MTSLDDPESIRHFQSLCDACQELTTRYHTPSELRLYSDGYLHALRKSGSLDPRSQHRLEQLIDRWIMDPSSFIGPDGDVSTLYMRHPQGY; encoded by the coding sequence ATGACATCACTCGACGACCCTGAATCCATCCGTCATTTCCAGTCGCTCTGCGATGCCTGCCAGGAGCTGACCACGAGATATCACACCCCTTCGGAGTTGCGGTTGTATTCCGACGGTTACCTTCATGCGTTGCGAAAGTCAGGATCGCTTGATCCCCGCTCTCAGCATCGCCTCGAGCAATTGATCGATCGCTGGATCATGGATCCCTCCAGCTTTATTGGCCCTGACGGGGATGTGAGCACTTTGTACATGCGTCATCCCCAGGGTTATTGA
- a CDS encoding response regulator transcription factor: MTSTPHDLKAEASAASSDPVVMPSANTGQEPSRVLVVEPHPTLRTVLVQRLRQDGHLTAAVASAAEALEVCQEQSPDLLVSAELLERSSALRLAEQLRCPVIVLTARAGAEPVVGLLDDGADDVLRKPFGLEELAARCRTLLKRGHSGLQERVTVGPLEVHLLLRQVTLRDQPVELSPREFALLCALLMPPGLVRSRQELLRMAWPPFSGGPRSVDTQVLTLRRKLEQAGLGEGGGITTVRQRGYRFSLDNLPAS, from the coding sequence GTGACCTCCACTCCCCACGACCTCAAGGCGGAAGCATCTGCTGCCAGCAGCGATCCGGTGGTGATGCCAAGCGCAAACACCGGTCAGGAACCTTCGCGGGTGCTGGTGGTCGAGCCACACCCCACCCTTCGCACGGTGCTGGTGCAACGGCTGCGGCAGGACGGTCATCTCACCGCTGCAGTGGCCAGTGCCGCCGAAGCATTGGAGGTTTGTCAAGAACAGTCACCGGATCTGCTGGTGAGTGCAGAACTGCTGGAGCGCAGCTCTGCCCTGCGGTTGGCTGAGCAGCTGCGTTGCCCCGTGATTGTGCTCACGGCACGTGCCGGTGCAGAGCCGGTGGTGGGCCTACTGGATGACGGTGCCGACGATGTACTGCGCAAGCCCTTTGGCCTCGAGGAATTGGCTGCTCGATGCCGCACCCTGCTGAAGCGGGGCCACAGCGGCCTGCAGGAACGGGTCACCGTTGGTCCGCTGGAGGTTCATCTGCTGCTGCGCCAGGTGACGCTGCGGGATCAGCCGGTGGAGCTCAGCCCCCGCGAATTTGCGCTGCTTTGTGCCTTGTTGATGCCGCCCGGACTTGTCCGCAGCCGTCAGGAACTGCTGCGGATGGCCTGGCCTCCCTTCAGCGGTGGGCCCCGTTCCGTGGACACCCAGGTGCTGACTCTGCGCCGCAAGTTGGAGCAGGCCGGTCTTGGCGAGGGCGGTGGTATCACCACCGTGCGTCAGCGGGGCTACCGCTTCAGCCTCGACAACCTGCCAGCCAGTTAA
- the crtH gene encoding carotenoid isomerase, whose amino-acid sequence MSENQQWDAVVIGSGIGGLVTASQLAAKGAKTLVLERYLIPGGSGGAFKREGYTFDVGASMIFGFGKKGFTNLLTRALADVGEHCDTIPDRAQLEYHMPGGLRIAVDRDYEQFIADLTARFPHEAEGIRRFYDTCWQVFNCLDAMPLLSLEDPAYLTKVFFKAPLACLGLARWLPFNVGAVARQHIKDEQLLKFIDIECFCWSVMPADRTPMINAGMVFSDRHAGGINYPKGGVGVIAEKLVQGLERHGGAIRYKARVTEVLIENDQAVGVKLADGEVIRAKRVISNATRWDTFSGVAHEQHRSGQALVDAAHTPGKEQFWRKRYVPSPSFLSLHLGVRADLIPAGTHCHHLLLEDWNRMEDEQGVIFVSMPSLLDPDLAPAGHHIVHTFTPSSMEAWQGLTPSQYREKKEADAARLIQRLEAILPGLADAITHKEIGTPRSHRRFLGRFQGSYGPIPAMQLPGLLPMPFNRTGLKNLYCVGDSCFPGQGLNAVAFSGFACAHRVGADLGLNPWALPA is encoded by the coding sequence ATGAGCGAGAACCAGCAGTGGGATGCCGTTGTGATCGGTTCCGGCATCGGTGGTTTGGTCACCGCCAGCCAGTTGGCGGCCAAGGGAGCCAAGACCCTCGTCTTGGAGCGGTATCTGATCCCTGGCGGTAGTGGCGGTGCCTTCAAGCGCGAGGGCTACACCTTCGATGTGGGGGCCTCGATGATCTTTGGCTTCGGCAAGAAGGGTTTCACCAACCTGCTCACCAGGGCCTTGGCCGATGTGGGGGAGCACTGCGACACCATCCCCGACCGAGCCCAGCTTGAGTACCACATGCCCGGTGGGCTGCGCATCGCGGTGGATCGTGACTACGAGCAGTTCATCGCCGACCTCACGGCGCGGTTTCCCCATGAGGCTGAGGGGATCCGCCGCTTCTACGACACCTGCTGGCAGGTGTTCAACTGCCTCGATGCCATGCCGCTTCTCTCGCTGGAGGATCCGGCCTACCTCACCAAGGTGTTCTTCAAAGCACCTCTGGCCTGCCTGGGGCTGGCGCGCTGGTTGCCCTTCAATGTCGGTGCGGTTGCCCGCCAGCACATCAAGGATGAGCAGCTGCTCAAGTTCATTGACATCGAGTGCTTCTGCTGGTCGGTGATGCCGGCGGATCGAACCCCGATGATCAACGCAGGCATGGTGTTTTCCGATCGGCATGCGGGAGGGATCAACTACCCCAAGGGAGGCGTCGGCGTGATTGCCGAAAAACTGGTGCAGGGATTGGAACGCCATGGCGGCGCCATTCGCTACAAGGCCCGGGTCACCGAGGTGTTGATCGAGAACGATCAGGCGGTTGGTGTGAAGCTGGCCGATGGCGAGGTCATCCGTGCCAAGCGTGTGATCTCCAATGCCACCCGCTGGGACACCTTTTCGGGAGTGGCTCACGAGCAGCACCGCTCTGGCCAAGCCCTGGTGGATGCCGCCCACACCCCTGGCAAGGAGCAGTTCTGGCGAAAGCGTTATGTGCCATCTCCTTCGTTCCTTTCGCTGCATCTGGGGGTTCGGGCTGACCTGATTCCGGCCGGCACCCACTGCCATCACCTCCTGCTCGAAGACTGGAACCGGATGGAGGACGAGCAGGGGGTGATCTTCGTGTCGATGCCCTCGCTGCTGGATCCGGATTTGGCGCCGGCTGGGCATCACATCGTCCACACCTTCACGCCGTCATCGATGGAGGCGTGGCAAGGACTGACCCCCAGCCAGTACCGCGAGAAAAAGGAGGCGGATGCGGCACGGTTGATCCAGCGCCTGGAGGCGATCCTGCCGGGCCTCGCCGATGCCATCACCCACAAGGAGATCGGCACGCCACGCAGCCACCGGCGTTTTCTGGGTCGCTTTCAGGGCAGCTACGGCCCGATCCCTGCGATGCAGCTCCCGGGTCTGCTGCCGATGCCGTTCAACCGCACCGGTCTGAAGAACCTGTACTGCGTGGGTGACTCCTGTTTCCCCGGCCAGGGCCTCAACGCCGTTGCCTTCAGTGGGTTTGCCTGTGCCCATCGGGTTGGTGCTGACCTCGGCCTGAACCCTTGGGCACTGCCAGCCTGA
- a CDS encoding cation transporter, which yields MNNPAEARRIEQRSLRFGVGANAVMALAGFSAHVLTGSSALLLDGLYSAVLVGSSLIASRISCNVVRPPDRAWPYGYEGQETLYVLFRSLVLLGVIGFGVGSACSTLIDWWRGNSIAALHLEPVALYTALMTALCGLLAWRHRRDWRRTGRVSLLLLTEARNARIDAVITLATGLALLASPLLLATPLSALAPITDALLVLAVSLALLREPLAALRDAMAQAAGCAADPDVLQRTRLVLMQELVGLQLQMMDFTVQQLGRTAFVVVYINPLQPLESRVIDGLRHHIDARCSAELARPVRSEVILTVMPPIHRQDQRPQTAP from the coding sequence ATGAACAACCCTGCGGAGGCTCGCCGGATCGAACAGCGCTCCTTGCGCTTCGGGGTCGGAGCCAACGCAGTGATGGCATTGGCTGGTTTTTCCGCCCATGTGCTCACCGGATCTTCGGCCCTTCTCTTGGATGGCCTTTATTCCGCCGTGTTAGTGGGCTCGTCTTTGATTGCCAGTCGCATCAGCTGCAATGTGGTGCGGCCGCCGGATCGAGCCTGGCCCTACGGCTACGAAGGCCAGGAAACTTTGTATGTGCTGTTTCGCTCCCTGGTGCTGCTCGGGGTGATCGGCTTTGGCGTCGGCAGCGCCTGCTCCACCTTGATCGACTGGTGGCGGGGGAACAGCATCGCGGCGCTGCATCTGGAGCCGGTGGCGCTCTACACCGCTTTGATGACAGCGCTCTGCGGCCTGCTGGCCTGGCGGCACCGCCGCGATTGGCGCCGCACGGGGCGGGTGTCGCTGCTGCTGCTCACAGAGGCCCGCAATGCCCGGATTGATGCCGTGATCACCCTGGCTACTGGCCTGGCCCTGTTGGCGTCTCCCCTATTGCTGGCAACGCCTTTGTCTGCCCTGGCGCCGATCACCGATGCCCTGCTGGTGCTGGCGGTGAGCCTGGCCTTGCTGCGCGAACCGCTGGCGGCCCTGCGGGATGCCATGGCCCAGGCCGCCGGTTGTGCTGCCGACCCGGATGTGCTGCAGCGCACACGGCTGGTGTTGATGCAGGAGCTGGTGGGGCTTCAGCTGCAGATGATGGACTTCACGGTGCAGCAGCTGGGCCGCACGGCCTTTGTCGTGGTTTACATCAATCCGCTGCAGCCTTTGGAAAGTCGGGTGATTGATGGGCTGCGCCATCACATCGATGCCCGCTGCAGTGCCGAACTTGCACGTCCCGTGCGCTCTGAGGTGATCCTCACGGTGATGCCCCCGATTCACCGCCAGGATCAAAGGCCGCAGACGGCCCCTTAG
- the trmFO gene encoding FADH(2)-oxidizing methylenetetrahydrofolate--tRNA-(uracil(54)-C(5))-methyltransferase TrmFO, with protein sequence MSQSPHVTVLGAGLAGTEAAWQIARAGVAVTLVEMRPIRRSPAHHSSDFAELVCSNSFGALSSDRAAGLLQEELRRLGSLVIGTADTHAVPAGGALAVDRGRYSAALTEALDQHPLVTIERREQQALPPQDAITVLATGPLTSEPLAEDLRQFTGRADCHFFDAASPIVHGESIDLSVAFRASRYDKGDADYINCPMDKEQYLAFRQALLEAEQAELKDFDKNDATFFEGCLPIEELARRGEDTMRYGPLKPIGLWDPRWGDVNDRDVRRAKRAYAVVQLRQEDKDGRLWNLVGFQTNLKWGEQKRVLQMIPGLGQAEFVRFGVMHRNTFLESPQLLQPTLQFRQRPNLLAAGQITGTEGYAAAVAGGWLAGTNAARLARGLEPIDLPATCMSGALTHFVSEAPTAKFQPMPPNFGLLPNLPERIRDKRARYGAYRDRALQDLEPMRALQPETVTA encoded by the coding sequence TTGTCTCAATCCCCCCATGTCACCGTTCTTGGTGCCGGTCTGGCCGGCACTGAGGCTGCTTGGCAGATCGCCCGTGCAGGGGTTGCGGTCACCCTGGTGGAGATGCGTCCGATTCGACGCTCCCCGGCTCACCACAGCAGTGATTTTGCTGAACTGGTGTGCAGCAATAGTTTCGGTGCCCTGAGCAGTGACCGTGCTGCGGGCTTGCTGCAGGAGGAGCTACGCCGGCTCGGCTCGTTGGTGATCGGCACGGCTGACACCCATGCTGTTCCAGCAGGTGGTGCATTGGCGGTTGATCGCGGTCGCTACAGCGCTGCCCTCACCGAAGCCCTCGACCAGCATCCCCTGGTCACGATTGAACGGCGCGAGCAGCAGGCCCTGCCGCCGCAGGATGCGATCACCGTTCTGGCGACGGGGCCGCTCACGAGTGAACCGTTGGCAGAGGATCTACGCCAGTTCACCGGTCGTGCCGACTGCCATTTCTTCGATGCGGCCAGCCCGATTGTGCATGGCGAGAGCATCGATCTTTCGGTGGCCTTCCGCGCCAGCCGTTACGACAAGGGCGATGCGGATTACATCAATTGTCCGATGGACAAGGAGCAGTACCTGGCGTTCCGTCAGGCCCTGCTGGAGGCTGAACAGGCTGAACTCAAAGACTTCGACAAGAATGACGCCACCTTCTTTGAAGGCTGCCTGCCGATCGAGGAGTTGGCGCGTCGTGGCGAAGACACCATGCGTTACGGCCCCCTGAAGCCGATCGGGCTCTGGGATCCCCGTTGGGGTGATGTGAATGATCGCGATGTGCGCCGGGCCAAGCGCGCTTATGCCGTGGTGCAGCTGCGGCAGGAAGACAAGGACGGTCGCCTCTGGAATCTGGTGGGTTTCCAGACGAACCTCAAATGGGGTGAGCAGAAGCGAGTTCTGCAGATGATTCCAGGGCTGGGTCAGGCGGAATTCGTGCGCTTTGGGGTGATGCACCGCAACACCTTTCTCGAATCGCCACAGCTGCTGCAGCCCACCCTGCAGTTCCGCCAGCGCCCAAACCTCCTGGCGGCAGGCCAGATCACCGGCACCGAGGGCTATGCCGCCGCCGTGGCCGGTGGCTGGTTGGCCGGCACCAATGCGGCCCGTTTGGCCCGTGGCCTGGAGCCCATTGATCTGCCGGCCACCTGCATGAGTGGAGCCCTCACCCATTTCGTCAGCGAGGCACCAACGGCCAAGTTCCAGCCGATGCCCCCTAATTTCGGTCTCTTGCCAAATTTGCCGGAACGCATTCGCGACAAACGGGCCCGCTATGGCGCCTACCGCGATCGTGCACTCCAAGATCTGGAGCCGATGCGCGCCCTCCAACCCGAGACCGTGACGGCATGA
- a CDS encoding photosystem II protein Y, with protein sequence MDARLFLVVAPILAAVSWAAFNIGRAAVGQLQLMLKRSRA encoded by the coding sequence ATTGACGCCCGCCTGTTCCTGGTGGTTGCCCCGATCCTGGCCGCTGTCAGCTGGGCTGCTTTCAACATCGGCCGTGCGGCTGTGGGCCAGCTTCAGCTGATGCTCAAGCGCAGCCGCGCCTGA
- a CDS encoding gamma carbonic anhydrase family protein: MAMTGSKPWPDPQIDAAAWVAESAVVIGNVRMAAGSSLWPTAVARGDLEQISIGAGSNVQDGAVLHGDPEQPVRLGADVTVGHRAVIHGATLEDGCLVGIGAIVLNGVTVGAGALVAAGSVVTKDVPPGTLVMGTPAVVKRELSPEAIAEQRCHARRYAQLAASHAQIRP, from the coding sequence ATGGCCATGACTGGCTCTAAGCCCTGGCCCGATCCCCAAATCGATGCTGCCGCCTGGGTTGCTGAATCCGCCGTCGTGATCGGCAATGTGCGGATGGCAGCAGGCAGCAGCCTCTGGCCCACAGCTGTTGCGCGCGGCGATCTCGAGCAGATCAGCATCGGAGCGGGCAGCAATGTTCAAGACGGTGCCGTGCTCCATGGCGATCCGGAGCAACCGGTGCGACTCGGTGCCGACGTCACCGTTGGCCATCGGGCCGTGATCCACGGCGCCACGCTCGAGGATGGATGCCTGGTGGGGATTGGCGCCATCGTTCTCAATGGCGTCACCGTCGGTGCCGGCGCCTTGGTGGCTGCTGGTTCTGTTGTCACCAAGGATGTGCCTCCCGGAACCTTGGTGATGGGCACGCCTGCGGTGGTGAAGCGGGAGTTGTCTCCTGAGGCGATTGCTGAACAGCGCTGCCATGCTCGGCGCTACGCGCAATTGGCGGCATCCCACGCCCAGATCAGGCCTTGA
- a CDS encoding NAD(P)-binding protein, whose product MTEVDLAVIGAGLSGCSLIGRLQQLGSELNIALIEAGRGPGGRAATRRRREQGGWLLNHGAPGFALSDSIPESMEALLAPLRFAGVLQRDERAVLALDAQAGLSPANCPEACPDGGWWHGIPCMASICEVLLDAPGSMQLSRQFETRVRWLERRQDHWLLKNEDRSWCLKAKRLVLSGTLLAHPRSLKMLAWNDVPLRSAVEEGEDVGLDAALSLLQHSQAEVRWNLMVDLGVLALNGEQLPAQIWLKDAAKERWKVERLVLQPQSDARWGLVVHGLDTGEAITPESQGRLLAQEHQRLVELLPELLQGLPVVSAALDQATPLGVMRWGASRPLDHPLPKELQWCPTSAVGFCGDWIEGPGFGRAEGAIRSGVNLAEQLHADR is encoded by the coding sequence GTGACTGAGGTTGATCTAGCCGTTATTGGTGCGGGGCTGTCTGGTTGCAGCCTGATTGGCCGACTCCAGCAGCTGGGATCTGAGCTCAACATCGCCTTGATAGAGGCCGGCCGGGGACCAGGTGGCCGTGCGGCCACCCGCAGAAGACGCGAACAAGGCGGCTGGCTGCTTAACCATGGAGCACCGGGCTTTGCCCTCAGTGATTCCATTCCGGAGAGCATGGAGGCACTGCTAGCGCCGTTGCGCTTCGCGGGTGTTCTTCAGCGTGACGAGCGAGCTGTGCTTGCGCTCGACGCCCAAGCAGGTTTATCGCCAGCCAACTGCCCTGAAGCCTGTCCAGACGGGGGCTGGTGGCATGGGATTCCCTGCATGGCCAGCATCTGCGAGGTGCTGCTCGATGCTCCTGGCTCCATGCAACTGAGTCGTCAATTCGAGACCCGCGTGCGCTGGTTGGAGCGACGCCAGGATCATTGGCTGCTGAAAAACGAGGATCGAAGCTGGTGCCTCAAGGCCAAGCGCCTTGTGCTCAGTGGAACCTTGCTGGCCCATCCCCGCTCGCTGAAGATGCTGGCCTGGAACGACGTCCCCCTGCGCTCAGCCGTTGAAGAGGGGGAAGACGTCGGCCTCGATGCGGCACTGAGCCTGCTGCAACACAGCCAAGCCGAGGTGCGCTGGAACTTGATGGTGGACCTGGGCGTGCTCGCGCTCAACGGTGAACAGCTTCCGGCTCAGATCTGGTTGAAAGACGCTGCCAAAGAGCGCTGGAAGGTGGAACGCCTCGTGCTGCAGCCGCAAAGCGATGCTCGCTGGGGGCTGGTGGTGCATGGCTTGGATACCGGGGAAGCGATCACGCCCGAAAGCCAGGGTCGCCTGCTGGCTCAGGAGCACCAACGTCTGGTGGAGCTGTTGCCCGAGTTGCTGCAAGGCCTGCCGGTTGTTTCAGCTGCGTTGGACCAAGCGACGCCGTTGGGGGTGATGCGCTGGGGCGCTTCTCGGCCCCTCGACCACCCTCTGCCGAAGGAGCTGCAGTGGTGCCCCACCAGCGCAGTGGGGTTCTGTGGTGACTGGATCGAAGGGCCTGGCTTTGGCAGAGCAGAGGGAGCGATCCGCAGCGGCGTCAACCTCGCTGAACAGCTGCACGCTGACCGCTAA